Sequence from the Burkholderia cepacia genome:
GAACAGCTCGAACTCGAACCGCCTGCGCGAGATCGGCACCGAAAGCGGTGTGCCGAGCTACCTCGTCGCCGACGGTTCGGAAGTCAAGGCCGAATGGTTCGCGAATGCGACGACCGTCGGCCTGACCGCCGGGGCGTCCGCGCCCGAGGAAATGGTCGAAGATGTAATCGGCGCGTTGCGCGCGCTGGGGCCCGTCGACGTCACGACGATGGCGGGCCGTGAGGAAAAAGTCGAATTCAAGCTGCCGGCGAAGCTCACGCAAGCTGTCGCCCGCGAAGTTTAAGGAGGACATCTCTTGTCTATTCCGCTGCTCCAGCAAGTCCGCGTCGGCGCGTACATCACGCGCCAACACCTGTCCGGCAACAAACGCTATCCGCTCGCGCTGATGCTCGAGCCGCTGTTCCGCTGCAACCTCGCTTGCAACGGCTGCGGCAAGATCGATTACCCGGATCCCATCCTGAACCAGCGCCTGTCCGTCCAGGAATGCCTGGAAGCGGTCGACGAGTGCGGCGCACCGATCGTGTCGATCGCCGGCGGCGAGCCGCTGCTGCACAAGGAAATGCCGGAAATCGTCCGCGGCATCATGAAGCGCAAGAAGTTCGTCTACCTCTGCACGAACGCGCTGCTGATGGAAAAGAAGATGGACGACTACCAGCCGAGCCCGTACTTCGTCTGGTCGGTCCACCTCGACGGCGACGCGCAGATGCACGATCACTCGGTGTCGCAGGAAGGCGTGTACGACAAGGCCGTCGCGGCGATCAAGGAAGCGAAGCGCCGCGGCTTCCGCGTGAACATCAACTGCACGCTGTTCAACGATGCGATCCCCGAGCGCGTCGCGAAGTTCTTCGATACGCTCAAGCCGATCGGCGTCGACGGCATCACCGTGTCGCCGGGCTACGCGTACGAGCGCGCACCGGATCAGCAGCACTTCCTGAACCGCGACAAGACGAAGAACCTGTTCCGCGAGATCCTGAAGCGCGGCGAAGGCGGCAAGCGCTGGTCGTTCAGCCAGTCGTCGCTGTTCCTCGACTTCCTGGCCGGCAACCAGACGTACAAGTGCACGCCGTGGGGCAACCCGGCGCGTACGGTGTTCGGCTGGCAGAAGCCGTGCTACCTGGTCGGCGAAGGTTACGTGAAGACCTTCAAGGAACTGATGGAAGACACGAACTGGGACAACTACGGCGTCGGCAACTACGAGAAGTGCGCGGACTGCATGGTCCACTGCGGCTTCGAGGCGACCGCCGTGATGGACACGATGGCGCATCCGCTGAAGGCGTTCGCCGTGAGCCGCAAGGGCATCAAGACCGACGGCCCGTTCGCACCGGACATTCCGATCGACAAGCAGCGTCCGGCCGAGTACGTGTTCTCGCGCCACGTCGAGATCAAGCTCGAGGAAATCCAGCGCGCCGGCAAGGGCAAGCTGCAGAAGCCGGCGAAGCCGGCAGCGGCGGCTTAAGCCACTTGCGATGCGTGCGGCGGCGATCGCCGCACGCATCGGCAGTACAAAAAAGGGTGTGACGGAGCGATTCCGTCACACCCTTTTGTCTTTTCGTCGGGTAGCGAGCAGCGGTCAGGCAATCAGGCGGCCGCCGTCACCACCGGTAGCTGACGTCGCCCGTCACGCTCAGCCGCGTGCCATAGAAACACCCTCCCGCCGAAAAACACGACGACACATAAGTCCGGTCGAACAGGTTGTTCACGTGCGCCGCGACGCGCCACCCCTTCCACGCCGACCGCTCGACACCCAGGTCGTACGACAGCCCGAGATCGAAGAGCACGACGGCCGGCACGTCGAACGTATTGACGTTGTCGCCCGCGCTGCGCCCGACGTAGCGCACGCCGCCGCCGACACTCAGCCCGCGCCAGCCCGGGCGCGCGACGTCATAGTTCAGCCACAGCGACGCGAGATGGCGCGGCACCGCCGCCACGCGCTTGCCGACGAAAGCCGGATTCGAATCGGCGCGCACGGTCGTGTCGAGATACGTGTACGCCGCGATCACGTCGACGCGATTGCCGAGACGCGCGAACGCCCTTCCAGCTCGATCCCGCGCGAGCGCACCTCGCCCGTCTGCACGTTGAAGAACGGATGCTCGGGATCGGCGGTCAGCACATTGCGCTGGCGAATGTCGAACGCGGCGATCGACGCCATCCGCTGCTGGTCCGGCGACTGGTAGCGCAGCCCGACCTCGAACTGCTTCGCCTTCGTCGGCGTAAACGGCTGGCCGTCGAAGCGCGTGCCGAGCGCCGGCTCGAACGACGTCGAATAGCTCAGGTACGGCGCGAAGCCGCTGTCGAACAGATAAACGGCGCCCGCGCGCCCGGTGAACGCACGCGTGCTCTGCCGCACCGAGCTCCCGTGCAGCCGGTCGTCGGTCGTCGTGCGCGACCATTCCTCGCGCCCGCCGAGCGTGAAGACCCAGCGATCCCAGCGCACCTGGTCCTGCAGGTAGACGCCGATCCGGTCGGGTGTCTGGCGCGTCTGCTGCCCGGTCGGCGGCGCCGCGAACGGCTGCCCGTAGTCCGGATGGCGCGTATCGAGCGGCGGCGCCGCGCCGAAGCCGGACGCGCTCATCGTCGCGACCGCATGCTCGTAAGACAGCCCGGCCAGCACCGTATGCTCGACCGGCCCCGTCATCACGCGCATCTCCGCCTGGTTGTCGAGCGCGAGATGGTTCACGTGCTCGCGCGACCATGACAGCGAACGGTTCAGCACGCCCGGCGCCAGGTAGGGCGCGACGAAATTGACGGCCGCGCCCGCGAAGTCGACGTCGAGATGCGTATAACGCACGTTCTGCCGGACTTTCCACGTCGAGTCGAAACGATGCTCGAACGCGTAGCCGATCATCGCCTGCGTGCGGTCGTACGTGTCGAAATCCGGCAGCCCGGCAAAGAAGTGCGTCGGAATCTGCCCGGTGGGGCTCGGCCGCAGCGTGCCGAGGGCCGGCAGCCAGCCCGCGAAGTTGTTGTGCGGATCGCGCTGGAACGAACCCAGCAGCGTGAAACTCGTATCGGCGTTCGGCTGCCACGTCAGCGACGGCGCGACGACGATCCGTTGCTGCCGCGAATAGTCGGTCTGCTCGTCCGCGCGGCGCGCGAGGCCGTCGATCCGGTAGCGCCACGGCCGTCCTGCGTCGCGGGCCCGCTGAAATCGAACGCAAGCTGCCCGCGATCGCGGTTGCCGGTCTGCACGGCGAGCAGGTGCTGCGCGTCGCGCGTCGGCCGCTTGCTGACCATGTCGACGATGCCGCCGGGGCTCGCCTGCCCGTACAGCACCGACGCCGGGCCGCGCAATACGTCGATGCGTTCGAGCGTCCACGGATCGACGACGCTCGCGGCCCAGTTCACGCCTTTCGGCAACGGCAGGCCGTCGAGCATCTGCGGATTGATCGCCGCCGCCGCGAAGCCGCCGAAGCCGCGCAGGAACACGCTCTCGAGCACGCCGCCGGGGCGCGAGTCCGCGTACGTGCCCGGCGTGTAGCGCAGGCTGTCGCCGACGCTGTGCACGTCCTGCCGGTCCATCTGTTCGCGCGTGACGACCGACAGCCCCTGCGGCACCTCGACGATCGCCGTGTCGGTCTTGGTGCCCGTGCGCGACACGTCGGCCGCGATGCCTCGCACGGGGCCGACGCCCGTCTCGCGCCGCCCGTCGACGACGATCGGCTTGAGCACCTGCGGGTCGGCAGCATCGGCCGCATTCTGTGCGAACGCGGCGGCCGGCGCGGACGCGGCGTACGCGAACGCCGCCACCCAGCCCGGCATCCGCCTGAGCGCCGCACGCGGCAACGTGAATCCTGGCCGCGCGCGGCGGCCGACATATCGTTGAACCATGTCGAACTATCCGGAAACCAGCGATGAGCAGTGCGAAACAGAAGGGCAGCGCGCCCGTAGAAGGCCGCGTGCACAACGGCGGCCCGAACCATTTCGTGAATGGGAATCATTCATTGTGGCGACCGGAACATAAATGCCGCCGCGTGCAATCGTTGAATGCATGAAACGCACTCACGCCGAGCGACGCACCAATGGCGGGCATCGTGTC
This genomic interval carries:
- the hpnH gene encoding adenosyl-hopene transferase HpnH; its protein translation is MSIPLLQQVRVGAYITRQHLSGNKRYPLALMLEPLFRCNLACNGCGKIDYPDPILNQRLSVQECLEAVDECGAPIVSIAGGEPLLHKEMPEIVRGIMKRKKFVYLCTNALLMEKKMDDYQPSPYFVWSVHLDGDAQMHDHSVSQEGVYDKAVAAIKEAKRRGFRVNINCTLFNDAIPERVAKFFDTLKPIGVDGITVSPGYAYERAPDQQHFLNRDKTKNLFREILKRGEGGKRWSFSQSSLFLDFLAGNQTYKCTPWGNPARTVFGWQKPCYLVGEGYVKTFKELMEDTNWDNYGVGNYEKCADCMVHCGFEATAVMDTMAHPLKAFAVSRKGIKTDGPFAPDIPIDKQRPAEYVFSRHVEIKLEEIQRAGKGKLQKPAKPAAAA
- a CDS encoding TonB-dependent receptor domain-containing protein, with the translated sequence MIAAYTYLDTTVRADSNPAFVGKRVAAVPRHLASLWLNYDVARPGWRGLSVGGGVRYVGRSAGDNVNTFDVPAVVLFDLGLSYDLGVERSAWKGWRVAAHVNNLFDRTYVSSCFSAGGCFYGTRLSVTGDVSYRW
- a CDS encoding TonB-dependent receptor domain-containing protein; translated protein: MDGLARRADEQTDYSRQQRIVVAPSLTWQPNADTSFTLLGSFQRDPHNNFAGWLPALGTLRPSPTGQIPTHFFAGLPDFDTYDRTQAMIGYAFEHRFDSTWKVRQNVRYTHLDVDFAGAAVNFVAPYLAPGVLNRSLSWSREHVNHLALDNQAEMRVMTGPVEHTVLAGLSYEHAVATMSASGFGAAPPLDTRHPDYGQPFAAPPTGQQTRQTPDRIGVYLQDQVRWDRWVFTLGGREEWSRTTTDDRLHGSSVRQSTRAFTGRAGAVYLFDSGFAPYLSYSTSFEPALGTRFDGQPFTPTKAKQFEVGLRYQSPDQQRMASIAAFDIRQRNVLTADPEHPFFNVQTGEVRSRGIELEGRSRVSAIAST
- a CDS encoding TonB-dependent siderophore receptor — protein: MVQRYVGRRARPGFTLPRAALRRMPGWVAAFAYAASAPAAAFAQNAADAADPQVLKPIVVDGRRETGVGPVRGIAADVSRTGTKTDTAIVEVPQGLSVVTREQMDRQDVHSVGDSLRYTPGTYADSRPGGVLESVFLRGFGGFAAAAINPQMLDGLPLPKGVNWAASVVDPWTLERIDVLRGPASVLYGQASPGGIVDMVSKRPTRDAQHLLAVQTGNRDRGQLAFDFSGPATQDGRGATGSTASRAARTSRPTIRGSNGSSSRRR